The Candidatus Latescibacter sp. genome includes the window TTGGTTTAAAGAAACCTTTGAAATACTGTTCCTCGCAAAGTCCGCAAAGTTCGCAAAGAAAAAATACTTGTTTCAGTAATTTTTATTGTATTCTCCCGCATACAAAGCTTGGGATATCTACCTGAGCATGAGCCAGTCCCCGGACTTTTCAAAAACATAGCTGTACTTCCGGCCCTCTTTCTCAAACGCCACTGTCAGATTCCCCGCAGAATCGAGGTTCCGCCGGACCGATGTGGTTATAAGCCGGGCTTCACTGTCGTCCTTCACCGGGAGAATCACATGCGCCGGGACGGTTTTCCCGCTTGAAGCCTTGACCACTGTTCCGTTATAGGGAATCGATACCACCTGCGATTTCTTAAACACCGCCATGTAGGTGTGGTGATCCGGCCGGAAGGAGAACGCCCCGTCCATAACCGGTATAAGCGCCATCGTTCCGCTCCTGCCTGAAATCAGGGTATAGCCGTCTTTGACACTCTGGGTGCATTCGGAATGGAATCTGGCCTCTATTTCAGCGCCCGGCTCCGACATGACCTCGTCAAGGACGACTGTAACCGCTGGTTTTTCAAGGATGATATGACGGCGCCAGCCTTTGAGCTCCTTCCGGGGATATGCTTTCGTCGGGTCCATCAGCACGTAATCGCGGGAGGTTCCTGTCCGGAACTCCAGAATTTTCCCGCCAATGCCGAGATCGAACGGTTTGTCCTTCAGTTTTCCGGGTATCTGCTGTTCGCCGTTCACGAATATGAGGTTGTGACCGGCGCTCGATGCATACGGTGTATCGTATTTTTTCGGGCCGAAATACAGCTCGTCATACTCGCCTGTGCCGAGATCGCGAATATATGCTTCGCCGCGCCAGTATACCATGAACTGGCCGACATCGAGATGCCCGTGGTGCGGGTCGTCGTTTCGCCCGGCTTTGCAGGCGACCATGACTTTTTCAGGGTCGGTGAAATCGCTGCGCATGACCGCCCAGCCTATCGTTCTGAACTGTTTCGATGCCTGTGAAGGGAGCTTGCCTTTAACCCGGGCAGTCGGCCAGATGATGTCAAGGATATCGGACGGTTTGCCGTAGAGGTTTTCCAAAAGCCAGGCCGCTTCAGGGTTGCCGGTCTCTATGACTATTTTGTTGATCAACTGGCGCGACCCGATAAGTCCGTTGCCACCCGAGTCGGCGAAATTCACAAACTTTCCCGGTGGGACATGGAGATAAAGAGGAAAATTGACCGGATCGTCTTTGAATTTCGGATGATGAAAGAGGTTGTATGCGCCGCCGGTGAGCCTGCTTAAGGCTGCATTGAAAAGCATCGGCTTATTGAACGTGTGGCTCCAGTAGCTCCCGCCTTCTGCCCAATCGCCGTCCAGACCGACTTCGTCAAAGGTTCTATTGATGCGGTTGTACGATTCGGTGACGACATCGACAAGCTGTGGGCTTTCGGTAAGCATGGCGAGCGACGCCAGTCCGACACCGTTGCAGCACCATGCGCACCAGATGCAGCGATAGGCGGTGGCCCACCAGTGCAGGTCCCAGTTCCCCCTGACCCGCGAAACGGCATGGCTCAAAAGGCCGCTTCTGATCCAGTCCCGCTGTTCGCGGGTAAGCGCCGGATAGAGCCAGTCATAAGCGCAGGCGAGCATTGCGGCGGTGTCGCTGGTCACTATCTCGTATGTGAACATGACCTGGTCGTCGGGAACGTTCCAGGGCATGACACGACCGTAGACGATGGGAAACTGGTGCGCCCGGAAAACCCAGGTGGGCGTATCGCAGAGTTCCTTTACAAATTCGAAAGCTTTCTCCGCATATTTTCGCTCGCCGGTCATCTGGTAAACGAATGCGAGGTTATAAGCCGCCGTCCGGTAGCTGTACAATATGGTGATGAACTCGCTGCCACCGGTGTTGTCGAAGAGCTGAGGGCCTTTGTCTTTAGGCTGCGGGGGCATCGGGTCCACAGGGGTATAGAGGAGACGGTTCGCTTCGGCAAGGAGACGCGTCATGATGTCGCTGCATTCCGGGTTTCCCTTGATACGGGCGATGATTGCCGGTTTTTCCTGGTCGCTGAAGATAAGGTAGGGATGCTTAAGGTTCTTTTCAAGAGCGCCGGAGACATCGTTTTGTGTTACCTCGGTATGGGCGCATGGGGTGATGAGAAGAACAATAAGAATGAACAGCGCCGCTTTTGTCATGAGCATGGTACACCCTTTCATGTAATTCAAGTTATTGATATTTTTGCTCCGGTGAGTAAAGAGTGACATCGGATGACGCCATGCCGAACTTGTTTCGGCATCTATTCCAAATATTGGTGTCAATATTTATTCGCCGGAGCAATAGTGATAAGAAGATCGGTAAAAAAAGGTGTTTATTGATCAGATAGACCCTGAAACGAGTTCAGGGTGACACGTGCAACTGAATCTGGAAAAAAGTTTCATTCTATCTTCTGTCTTCTATCTTCTGTCTTCTGTATTCTGTATTCTGTATTCTGTATTCTTATTTTCATCCTTCATCCTTCATCCCTGCCTTTTCTTCCCTGCCCTCTCGAAGATTTTCCCGATGAGATCATCGAAAGGGATTCCCGAGGCCGCCGCCTGCCGTACAAAAATCCCTGAGACAGGCGAAAGGCCCGGCAGCGCATTTACTTCCAGCAGGAAAGGGACGCCCTGCGAGTCGGTGCGGAAATCCAGCCGGGCGTAATCACGGCAGCCGAGGATATGCCAGGCTGAAAGCGCCATGTTTTCCAATTCGTTGGCGTCAATACCGGAGGGAGACATGTCGAGCATATCGGTTTCACAGCGTTTGTATTCGAAGCTGAAAAAGGGAATCCCCTCCTCGTGTCCGAGCAGCACCTCGCAGGTTCGCAGCACGCCGGGAGGATCGTTTCCGAGAAGGCCCACACAGAAATCACGGCCTTCGAGATATGGTTCCACCAGAGCAGGCTGTTCATACTTTTCGATGATGACGCCGATTCTCTCCCGAAAGGAATCCATGCCGGACACCAGGGATTTTCCGCAGATTCCGCGGCTGGAACCGTCGCAGTTTGGCTTTACGAATGCCGGAAACCCGAAAGGCGGCGGAGAGAGAGGGATGTCGCGGCATACGATGAAATCGGGGGTACGGATACCTGCGTCCCGAAGGATATGTTTGGTCAGTGCTTTGTCCATGGTCAGGGCCATTACTGCCGCATCTGAGCCGGTACAGGGTATCCCCAGCATGGAGCAGAGCACAGGGACGAAAGATTCCCGGTCACGGCCTCCCCAGCCCTCGGCGATGTTGAACATCAGGTCGGGCGGATCGCTCGCCAGCCGGGAAAGGAGCATCGCGTCGCAGGGAAGGGAAACCACATCCCCATAGGCGGAAAGCGTCCGGGCAATCGCTGCGATGGTTTCCGGAGTCTCATATTCGGCATGAAGGTCACTGTTTTTGAAAGAGGGATCCTTTACGTTGTATGAAAAACCGATCCTGGTCATGCGCCCTCCAGACCGGCGCAGTATTCGCCGATGAGCTTAAGCGCCCGGCGGAAGGAATCCGGCTCCTGGCCGAGATTGATCCGGAAGTGGCTCTCCGTTTCGAATGTGCTCCCGGGCAGAACGAACACACCGTGTTTTTCCATGAGTCCGCGCGCAAATACATCCGATGATATTCCCTGCTTAAAGGCGGGAAACGCCACCGCTCCGGCTTCCGGCAATATGAGAGAAATGCCGTCGGTTTCCTTCACCATTCCTTCCAGCGCGGCAAGATTCCTTCGCAGAGTCTCCCGGTTCGGCTCGATGAACGCGGAAACATGTTCAAGCGCAGCCGCTGCCAGAAAATCACTTACCGGCGAGAGGGTGTGGGTCAGGTAGTCGCGGAAATCGCGCACTTTGGCTATGAGTTTTTCCGGAGCGGCAATCCACCCCACCCGCAGCCCTATCACCCCGAAACACTTGGTCAGAGAGCCGGCGGCGATCACATTTTCATCGGGACGGGCAAGCGTCCTCAGGGGACTTTCACCGTTCAGGGGTAGAAAGCGGTAATGCTCATCGGAGATAACTGTTGCTCCGTGGAATGCGGCTTTACGTATTACAGTTTCTGCTGCATCTTTCGGGAAAAGCCGGCCGGAAGGATTATGCGGGGTATTGATCACCACTACTCCC containing:
- a CDS encoding heparinase II/III family protein, with the protein product MLMTKAALFILIVLLITPCAHTEVTQNDVSGALEKNLKHPYLIFSDQEKPAIIARIKGNPECSDIMTRLLAEANRLLYTPVDPMPPQPKDKGPQLFDNTGGSEFITILYSYRTAAYNLAFVYQMTGERKYAEKAFEFVKELCDTPTWVFRAHQFPIVYGRVMPWNVPDDQVMFTYEIVTSDTAAMLACAYDWLYPALTREQRDWIRSGLLSHAVSRVRGNWDLHWWATAYRCIWCAWCCNGVGLASLAMLTESPQLVDVVTESYNRINRTFDEVGLDGDWAEGGSYWSHTFNKPMLFNAALSRLTGGAYNLFHHPKFKDDPVNFPLYLHVPPGKFVNFADSGGNGLIGSRQLINKIVIETGNPEAAWLLENLYGKPSDILDIIWPTARVKGKLPSQASKQFRTIGWAVMRSDFTDPEKVMVACKAGRNDDPHHGHLDVGQFMVYWRGEAYIRDLGTGEYDELYFGPKKYDTPYASSAGHNLIFVNGEQQIPGKLKDKPFDLGIGGKILEFRTGTSRDYVLMDPTKAYPRKELKGWRRHIILEKPAVTVVLDEVMSEPGAEIEARFHSECTQSVKDGYTLISGRSGTMALIPVMDGAFSFRPDHHTYMAVFKKSQVVSIPYNGTVVKASSGKTVPAHVILPVKDDSEARLITTSVRRNLDSAGNLTVAFEKEGRKYSYVFEKSGDWLMLR
- a CDS encoding aminotransferase class I/II-fold pyridoxal phosphate-dependent enzyme — encoded protein: MNIRRFIMEDWLASYKDTCIYNLGESGMPDCTVGALLERCGLGLDSLASLVLKDNDTRGSGRLRRAILSTYHQKIGFEQITVTTGTSEALFILFNLLLNRRSRAVVPLPSFQALYEVPRALGAELRFYLLRAESGFLPDPDEICRMIDDRTGVVVINTPHNPSGRLFPKDAAETVIRKAAFHGATVISDEHYRFLPLNGESPLRTLARPDENVIAAGSLTKCFGVIGLRVGWIAAPEKLIAKVRDFRDYLTHTLSPVSDFLAAAALEHVSAFIEPNRETLRRNLAALEGMVKETDGISLILPEAGAVAFPAFKQGISSDVFARGLMEKHGVFVLPGSTFETESHFRINLGQEPDSFRRALKLIGEYCAGLEGA